The following are encoded in a window of Paenibacillus polymyxa genomic DNA:
- a CDS encoding spore germination protein, with protein MPNQNKSCPLTHVSSNLRDNVNHIESSFGNSGDVIIKELLWMQKWPAALFYIDGLINTQLLHDSVLRSLMRVNEHHVPEGAEPFDYLKDQVLIAGNSGSVDEMDALFNQMLSGGIIILLDGYAKGIWIDAVGWEDRSVSEPQSQSVVRGPMEAFTENLRTNTALIRRRIRDPRLWMETRQIGQVTHTNVAVMYVKGIADEGVIQELRERLDRIDIDGILEGGYIEEEIQDETFTPFPTIYNSERPDSVAASLLEGRIAILVDGTPFVLLIPALFVQFFQSAEDYYQRADISTLLRLLRFFSFFIALLAPAVYIAVTTFHQEMIPTNLLVSLAAQREGVPFPAFIEAMLMEITYEILREAGVRIPRTVGQAVSIVGTLVIGQAAVDAGVVSAAMVIIVSITAISSYVIPENGLSIAVRIIRFALMMLAAAFGLLGILMGLIVLLLHLTSLRSFGVSYMSPFGPYVESDMKDTLFRLPWPRMTTRPQSISIQNTIRQKTKKRRIGNKSKTRRDQP; from the coding sequence ATGCCAAATCAGAATAAAAGTTGTCCACTTACTCATGTGTCCTCTAACTTGAGGGATAATGTAAACCATATTGAAAGCTCCTTTGGAAACAGCGGAGATGTAATCATTAAAGAGCTATTATGGATGCAAAAATGGCCAGCAGCTTTGTTTTATATCGATGGTCTGATTAACACTCAATTGCTCCATGATTCCGTTCTGCGTTCATTAATGCGGGTAAACGAGCATCATGTACCGGAGGGTGCGGAACCGTTTGACTATTTAAAGGATCAAGTTTTGATTGCAGGTAACTCAGGTAGTGTGGACGAAATGGATGCCTTATTCAACCAGATGCTATCTGGCGGTATTATCATTTTGCTGGACGGATACGCAAAGGGCATATGGATTGATGCGGTCGGTTGGGAGGATCGCAGTGTAAGCGAACCCCAATCCCAAAGTGTCGTACGGGGTCCAATGGAGGCTTTTACCGAAAATTTGCGTACCAATACTGCCCTAATTCGTAGGCGAATCCGCGATCCGCGTCTCTGGATGGAAACAAGACAGATCGGTCAAGTGACTCATACCAATGTGGCCGTGATGTATGTCAAAGGGATTGCTGACGAAGGAGTTATTCAGGAACTGAGAGAACGTCTCGACCGAATTGATATTGACGGGATTTTGGAAGGGGGTTACATCGAGGAGGAAATTCAGGATGAAACCTTCACCCCGTTTCCCACCATTTATAACAGCGAGCGCCCGGATTCGGTCGCTGCCAGCCTACTGGAGGGCCGAATCGCTATCTTGGTGGACGGGACCCCCTTTGTACTGTTGATACCCGCATTGTTCGTTCAATTTTTCCAGTCGGCGGAGGACTATTACCAGCGTGCTGACATCAGCACTTTGCTGCGTTTGCTGCGTTTCTTTTCCTTTTTTATCGCTTTGCTTGCACCAGCAGTTTATATTGCGGTAACTACCTTTCATCAAGAGATGATTCCTACAAACTTATTGGTCAGTCTCGCAGCACAAAGGGAAGGCGTGCCGTTTCCAGCCTTTATCGAGGCGATGCTCATGGAAATTACTTATGAAATTTTGCGTGAAGCAGGAGTCAGAATTCCGAGGACAGTCGGACAGGCTGTATCTATTGTAGGGACACTGGTTATTGGGCAAGCAGCCGTGGATGCGGGGGTTGTCTCGGCGGCTATGGTCATTATCGTGTCAATCACCGCCATCTCCAGCTATGTTATTCCAGAAAACGGCCTGTCGATAGCGGTTCGTATTATACGCTTCGCCTTAATGATGCTAGCCGCAGCCTTCGGGCTTCTTGGAATATTGATGGGTTTAATCGTGCTTTTACTGCACTTAACCAGTCTGCGATCGTTTGGAGTATCTTATATGAGCCCGTTTGGTCCCTATGTGGAAAGCGATA
- a CDS encoding MFS transporter gives MVDRQYRKLFAAGIINGMGDRFCQIALLALIYRLTGSGFSVGIMLGLRVIPFLVLSPAAGVLITRISRRMLMMTTDLFRGLAALAFLSVHSPEDIWIIYGVSTLLACGEALYAPARKSSIPLLVHPSELLKVNSLEQVMSGLVLVVGAAAGGIISALFGPQAAFILNAASFFAAGLIVRNIAFPPVMKEKISREDHPNRSRSRMLDCIRASVPLQVVVAFELLVPMLNGIDNVLISVYAVQEFRLGDAGIGLFYAALGAGLVASYAIGHLFSGSLLKGGLVCLLLEGILLMGLSGIYQAWAAVAIYFLISLAGGVGAICLDTLLMRETPLYLQGPLLGMLTAWSQGIIGLSMFGAGVTIEMMEPRMLGLVGGAGFAVISIVISMYYARIRSRKAAGV, from the coding sequence ATGGTAGATAGGCAATACAGGAAGTTATTTGCCGCAGGTATCATTAACGGAATGGGAGACCGATTCTGTCAGATCGCTTTGTTGGCTTTAATTTATCGGCTTACCGGATCGGGATTCAGTGTGGGTATCATGCTGGGATTGCGGGTGATTCCTTTTTTAGTCCTGTCACCTGCGGCGGGCGTGCTTATTACCCGCATATCCCGGCGTATGCTTATGATGACCACGGATCTTTTCAGAGGCTTGGCAGCCCTTGCCTTTTTAAGTGTTCATAGTCCTGAGGACATTTGGATCATTTATGGAGTCAGTACCCTGCTAGCCTGCGGAGAAGCTTTGTATGCTCCTGCTCGTAAATCATCCATTCCGCTGCTTGTTCATCCCTCCGAATTATTGAAGGTGAACAGTCTTGAGCAGGTGATGAGCGGGCTGGTGCTGGTCGTTGGTGCTGCTGCCGGAGGCATCATATCTGCTCTCTTTGGACCACAAGCTGCATTTATATTGAACGCAGCAAGTTTTTTTGCCGCAGGTTTGATCGTTCGCAATATTGCATTTCCACCTGTCATGAAGGAGAAAATAAGCAGGGAGGATCATCCAAACCGGAGCAGATCGCGAATGTTGGACTGTATTCGTGCATCCGTTCCTCTCCAAGTTGTTGTTGCATTTGAGTTGCTGGTTCCCATGCTCAATGGCATTGATAATGTTCTGATTAGTGTATATGCAGTGCAGGAATTCAGGCTGGGAGATGCCGGAATCGGATTGTTTTACGCCGCTTTGGGCGCGGGTCTGGTTGCCAGCTATGCAATAGGACATTTATTCAGTGGTTCTTTGTTGAAGGGAGGACTGGTATGCCTTTTGTTGGAGGGGATTTTACTTATGGGATTAAGCGGTATTTATCAAGCATGGGCGGCGGTTGCTATTTACTTCTTAATTTCGTTGGCTGGCGGGGTAGGGGCCATTTGTCTGGATACATTATTAATGCGGGAGACCCCATTGTATTTACAGGGTCCATTGTTGGGCATGCTGACGGCGTGGAGCCAAGGTATCATCGGACTGTCTATGTTTGGAGCAGGGGTGACGATTGAAATGATGGAGCCGCGTATGTTGGGTTTGGTTGGAGGCGCGGGATTTGCGGTGATATCTATCGTGATTTCGATGTATTATGCAAGGATTCGTAGCCGTAAGGCAGCAGGAGTTTGA
- a CDS encoding DedA family protein: protein MDVLKWIVQLFEEYGYGVLFFGLLLEFIALPFPGETTMAYAGYLSYAGTLDFGKLVLLAFLGTTLGMTITYFIGRWAGLPFIQKYGKWVLLSPDKLQKTQKWFQRYGYWLIFLGYFIPGVRHFTGYFAGIIALSFRKFALYAYSGALFWVILFLSIGKLFGPQWDAIFHLVELYALRIAGVVGFIILLYIIYRWRSFLFSSLRKSEKSVKTSNKDDLK from the coding sequence ATGGATGTGCTGAAGTGGATCGTGCAATTGTTCGAAGAATACGGCTACGGCGTCCTTTTTTTCGGCTTGCTGCTTGAGTTTATTGCTTTACCATTTCCCGGGGAAACCACAATGGCTTATGCGGGATATCTCTCCTATGCCGGTACCTTGGATTTCGGTAAACTGGTGCTACTAGCTTTTCTGGGAACAACCCTCGGTATGACTATTACCTACTTTATTGGAAGATGGGCTGGACTCCCCTTTATTCAGAAATACGGTAAATGGGTTTTGTTATCGCCGGACAAGCTTCAGAAAACACAAAAATGGTTCCAACGATATGGATACTGGCTTATCTTCCTTGGATATTTTATCCCCGGTGTCAGGCATTTTACCGGTTATTTTGCCGGGATTATTGCTCTTTCTTTCCGTAAATTTGCCTTGTATGCTTACAGCGGCGCTTTATTCTGGGTCATCCTCTTTCTAAGCATCGGCAAGCTATTTGGTCCCCAATGGGATGCCATTTTCCATTTGGTAGAGCTGTATGCGCTGCGAATTGCGGGAGTCGTCGGGTTCATAATCCTGCTGTATATTATTTACCGGTGGAGAAGCTTCCTGTTTAGCTCGCTACGCAAATCCGAAAAATCGGTGAAAACCAGCAACAAGGATGACTTGAAGTAG
- the guaA gene encoding glutamine-hydrolyzing GMP synthase produces MNKPNEIVVVLDFGGQYNQLIARRIRDLGVYSELLPYNTPAEKLRELAPKGIVFSGGPSSVYTDNAPQVDRAIYDLGIPIFGICYGMQLMAHQLDGKVERAGKREYGKADVQFNQDARLAKGLDSRQTVWMSHGDHVTDLPTGFTLDAGTESAPIAAMSNLERNLYAVQFHPEVRHSVQGNEMISNFLYEVCGCEGNWTMESFIEDQIREIRQQVGDKKVLCALSGGVDSSVVAMLIHKAIGDQLTCMFIDHGLLRKGEAESVMETFVGKFDMKVVKIDARERFLSKLAGVDDPEQKRKIIGNEFIYVFEEESSQFDDFTFLAQGTLYTDIVESGTATAQTIKSHHNVGGLPENMKFKLIEPLNALFKDEVRKVGEECGLPAEIVWRQPFPGPGLAIRVLGEVTEDKLTIVRESDYILREEIAKAGLDREIWQYFTALPNMKSVGVMGDARTYSYTVGIRAVTSIDGMTADWARIPWDVLEKISVRIVNEVDNVNRIVYDITSKPPATIEWE; encoded by the coding sequence ATGAATAAGCCTAATGAAATCGTTGTAGTTCTTGATTTTGGAGGACAATACAACCAGTTAATCGCAAGAAGAATTCGGGATCTCGGCGTATATAGCGAGCTCCTTCCATACAATACGCCTGCGGAGAAGCTGAGAGAGCTGGCGCCAAAAGGGATTGTTTTCTCAGGCGGACCTTCCAGCGTATATACAGACAATGCTCCTCAGGTGGATCGGGCAATTTATGATCTTGGCATTCCTATCTTTGGTATTTGTTATGGCATGCAGCTGATGGCTCACCAACTGGATGGTAAGGTAGAACGTGCGGGCAAGCGTGAGTATGGCAAAGCAGACGTGCAATTCAATCAGGATGCTCGCTTGGCTAAAGGATTGGATTCTCGTCAAACCGTATGGATGAGCCATGGGGATCACGTTACAGACCTGCCGACTGGCTTTACACTGGATGCAGGAACAGAGAGTGCGCCGATTGCCGCGATGAGTAACCTGGAGCGGAATCTGTATGCGGTGCAATTCCATCCAGAGGTACGTCATTCCGTTCAAGGTAACGAGATGATCAGCAACTTCCTTTATGAAGTGTGCGGTTGTGAAGGCAACTGGACCATGGAGTCGTTCATCGAAGATCAGATTCGTGAGATTCGTCAACAGGTAGGCGACAAGAAAGTATTGTGTGCCTTAAGCGGTGGCGTGGATTCTTCCGTTGTAGCGATGCTCATTCACAAAGCGATCGGTGACCAACTGACGTGTATGTTCATTGACCATGGATTGCTGCGCAAAGGTGAAGCCGAAAGTGTAATGGAGACGTTCGTTGGTAAATTTGATATGAAAGTTGTCAAAATTGACGCACGTGAGCGCTTCTTGTCCAAGCTGGCAGGAGTCGATGATCCAGAACAAAAACGTAAAATCATCGGTAACGAGTTTATCTATGTGTTCGAGGAAGAATCTTCTCAATTTGACGATTTTACTTTCCTGGCACAAGGTACGCTATATACGGATATTGTAGAGAGCGGAACAGCAACGGCACAGACCATTAAATCCCATCATAATGTGGGTGGTTTGCCAGAGAACATGAAGTTCAAGCTGATCGAGCCGTTGAATGCTCTGTTCAAGGACGAAGTGCGTAAAGTCGGCGAAGAATGTGGACTGCCAGCTGAGATTGTATGGCGTCAACCATTCCCAGGTCCTGGTCTTGCCATTCGTGTGCTGGGTGAAGTGACAGAGGACAAGCTAACGATTGTTCGTGAGTCGGATTACATTTTGCGCGAGGAGATTGCTAAAGCCGGTCTGGACCGGGAAATCTGGCAATACTTCACCGCTTTGCCGAATATGAAGAGTGTTGGCGTTATGGGCGATGCTCGTACGTATTCTTACACTGTAGGTATTCGTGCAGTAACCTCCATCGACGGTATGACCGCCGACTGGGCGCGTATCCCTTGGGATGTGCTGGAGAAAATTTCGGTACGTATCGTAAACGAAGTGGATAACGTGAATCGCATCGTGTACGATATCACCTCCAAACCACCAGCAACGATTGAGTGGGAATAA
- a CDS encoding peptidase E encodes MKKLFLSSSFKDVAPWLVHFAGENLEGKKVTFIPTASIPEKVKFYVESGKKALESLGLVVDEIEISTATWDEIASKIRGNDYIYITGGNTFYLLQELKRTGADKIIAEEVNAGKLYIGESAGSLILSPNIEYVQLMDDVQEAPALDSFAALGVIEFYPVPHHTNIPFKKAVENIIEEYGSQLNLYPISNAEVILVEGDRIKVENT; translated from the coding sequence ATGAAAAAATTATTTTTGTCGTCCTCATTTAAGGATGTTGCACCATGGTTAGTCCATTTCGCCGGTGAAAACTTGGAAGGAAAAAAAGTCACCTTCATCCCAACCGCAAGTATTCCAGAGAAAGTTAAGTTTTATGTGGAATCAGGAAAAAAAGCATTAGAGAGTTTAGGATTAGTCGTGGATGAAATCGAAATAAGCACAGCAACCTGGGATGAAATAGCGAGTAAAATTAGAGGGAATGACTATATTTATATTACCGGAGGCAACACATTTTATTTACTTCAAGAGTTAAAAAGAACTGGGGCTGACAAAATCATTGCTGAAGAAGTTAATGCAGGGAAATTGTATATAGGCGAATCTGCCGGTTCGTTGATTTTATCACCGAATATCGAATATGTTCAACTTATGGACGATGTGCAGGAGGCCCCTGCATTAGATTCCTTTGCTGCACTAGGGGTCATTGAATTCTATCCAGTCCCCCATCATACGAACATTCCGTTTAAAAAAGCGGTGGAGAACATCATTGAGGAATATGGCAGCCAATTAAATTTATATCCAATCAGCAACGCGGAAGTTATTTTGGTTGAAGGTGACAGGATAAAAGTGGAGAACACATGA
- a CDS encoding Gfo/Idh/MocA family protein — protein sequence MVKKKIRVGIVGGSMNNKWASQTHIPALLKHLNLDITAVGTSRMESARRSAEEVGAALAFDDAKKLAASEDVDMVVVSIKVPHHYEAVMAAIQERKHIFCEWPLGANTAEAAEMAKAAELAGIHHSVGLQARQDLEVQTMKKLVEGGEIGEIISCHMQVATPGKGGQVNQDTAYLLNRANGANLLTINGGHSLDALQYIVGEFRELSAITSSRYNEATIQETGEVISKDTADQILIHGLLEKGVPVSVHIQGGVNSKFEIEIQGKKGILRLTQNPSLGHVQFGNLTLEKLVYDPSSTQSHGPNGAFEQISITREPNTSLDFPKQGVTLNVAKAHYVFAEDILTHTRLAPDFNHALKLHQLLDRIEESAATGKKIVW from the coding sequence ATGGTCAAAAAGAAGATTCGTGTAGGTATCGTAGGAGGTTCGATGAATAATAAATGGGCCAGTCAAACACATATTCCGGCTTTGCTCAAGCACTTGAACCTGGATATCACTGCCGTCGGTACCTCTCGTATGGAGAGTGCGCGACGAAGCGCAGAAGAAGTAGGCGCGGCACTGGCTTTTGATGATGCCAAAAAGCTCGCAGCTTCCGAGGATGTGGATATGGTCGTGGTGAGCATAAAAGTTCCACATCATTACGAGGCGGTGATGGCGGCAATTCAAGAGAGAAAGCATATTTTTTGTGAATGGCCCTTGGGGGCAAACACTGCGGAAGCTGCTGAAATGGCCAAGGCGGCGGAATTGGCAGGCATTCATCATAGCGTCGGCTTGCAGGCACGGCAGGATCTTGAAGTGCAAACGATGAAAAAACTCGTAGAGGGCGGAGAGATTGGTGAAATTATATCCTGTCATATGCAAGTAGCTACTCCCGGCAAAGGAGGACAAGTAAATCAGGACACTGCTTATTTGCTGAATAGAGCCAATGGGGCTAATCTGCTCACGATTAATGGCGGGCATTCCCTGGATGCGCTGCAATACATCGTTGGCGAATTCCGCGAGCTATCGGCCATCACATCATCCCGCTATAACGAAGCCACTATTCAGGAAACGGGTGAAGTCATTTCCAAGGATACAGCCGATCAGATTCTGATTCACGGGCTGTTGGAAAAAGGAGTACCAGTATCCGTTCACATTCAAGGTGGAGTAAATTCTAAGTTTGAGATAGAGATTCAGGGGAAAAAGGGCATTTTGCGTTTGACACAGAATCCTTCGCTTGGGCATGTTCAATTTGGGAATCTAACGCTCGAAAAACTTGTGTACGATCCAAGCAGTACGCAGAGTCATGGTCCTAATGGCGCTTTTGAACAAATAAGTATAACTAGAGAGCCTAATACAAGCCTGGATTTCCCAAAACAAGGGGTAACCCTGAATGTAGCCAAGGCTCATTATGTTTTTGCCGAGGATATTTTGACACACACCCGTCTCGCTCCCGATTTCAACCATGCCTTAAAGCTGCATCAGCTACTGGACCGCATTGAGGAATCGGCTGCAACTGGGAAAAAGATCGTATGGTAA
- a CDS encoding LysR family transcriptional regulator — MDIENMQAFVSVAELRSLTEAAQKLNHLQSNMTAKIKKLEAHYGTALFYRKPRGMELTPAGEILYAQFKQMLLLWQDTEMKMRPQEEKLRIGTMQSIVAGETTRALTKVYELYPQASVTLKTGTTTEMERLILDGELDIAFVTGYPTNPYIHYQKICREELVLVGKGIHEGSDLKQVLQGASIIILSDGCLYLTHLKKMYQDMQLTHGEVVEVGVFDTMVEFALMGMGITLMSKRLARQFKVTSYLPTPPTIGYMDTYLISRPNHEMTAIEHKFIEINNTI, encoded by the coding sequence ATGGATATTGAAAATATGCAGGCATTTGTTTCGGTGGCAGAGCTGAGAAGCCTGACAGAAGCAGCTCAAAAGTTGAATCACCTGCAATCGAATATGACGGCCAAAATAAAGAAGCTGGAGGCCCATTACGGCACAGCGTTATTTTACCGAAAGCCCCGTGGTATGGAGCTGACACCTGCAGGAGAAATCCTATATGCTCAGTTCAAGCAAATGTTGTTGCTGTGGCAAGACACGGAGATGAAAATGAGACCGCAGGAGGAAAAGCTGCGCATCGGTACGATGCAGTCCATTGTTGCGGGGGAAACAACAAGGGCGCTTACGAAGGTATACGAGCTGTACCCGCAGGCCTCGGTTACATTAAAAACCGGAACCACCACGGAAATGGAGCGATTGATCCTCGACGGCGAGCTCGATATTGCTTTTGTCACAGGGTATCCCACCAACCCGTATATTCATTATCAAAAAATATGCCGTGAAGAGTTGGTGCTGGTGGGGAAAGGCATACATGAAGGCTCAGACCTCAAACAGGTGCTGCAAGGAGCCTCTATTATCATATTGTCGGATGGCTGCCTGTACCTAACGCATTTAAAGAAGATGTATCAGGACATGCAATTGACCCATGGCGAGGTTGTGGAGGTCGGTGTGTTTGATACGATGGTGGAATTTGCCTTGATGGGAATGGGAATCACCCTTATGTCTAAAAGGCTTGCGCGGCAATTCAAAGTAACATCCTATTTGCCCACTCCCCCAACCATCGGCTACATGGATACATATTTAATATCTCGTCCAAATCACGAAATGACAGCGATTGAACATAAATTTATCGAAATCAACAATACGATCTAA
- a CDS encoding SGNH/GDSL hydrolase family protein — translation MTINQGKYQGSHAVFLGDSITFGYELRDEEKPYPHLVSGALGFLTFENHGISGSSVASGGFEPMCERYEKMNPHADVIFFMGGRNDFSMGEIPFGSLDTPSTETRTFYGALKHIAEGLINRYPDKLIVFLTPPHGSSDTVPEHLPNAITGQVYSAYAQAVREVASLYSFPCCDLWNITGIQPLLPVHKQMYFTGENGVPDGLHPNQAGHERMAARIIGFMNTL, via the coding sequence ATGACAATCAATCAAGGCAAATACCAAGGCAGCCATGCTGTATTTCTGGGCGATAGTATTACGTTTGGATATGAATTGCGTGATGAAGAAAAGCCTTACCCCCACCTTGTGAGCGGCGCACTGGGATTCCTAACCTTTGAGAATCACGGCATATCCGGCAGCAGTGTAGCCAGCGGCGGTTTTGAACCGATGTGTGAGCGTTATGAGAAAATGAACCCTCACGCGGACGTAATCTTTTTTATGGGGGGAAGAAACGATTTTTCGATGGGAGAAATACCGTTCGGTAGCTTGGATACGCCATCGACAGAAACGCGTACGTTTTATGGTGCGCTCAAGCATATTGCCGAAGGATTAATTAACCGTTATCCGGACAAGCTGATCGTCTTTTTGACTCCGCCTCACGGATCAAGTGATACGGTTCCTGAGCATCTGCCTAATGCCATTACTGGTCAAGTCTATAGCGCGTATGCACAGGCTGTGAGAGAAGTGGCCTCACTTTATTCTTTCCCGTGCTGCGATCTGTGGAATATCACCGGAATTCAACCACTATTGCCTGTACATAAACAAATGTACTTTACAGGGGAAAATGGTGTTCCTGACGGCCTGCACCCGAATCAGGCAGGCCACGAGCGGATGGCGGCCCGTATTATCGGATTTATGAATACACTGTAA
- a CDS encoding MarR family winged helix-turn-helix transcriptional regulator, translating to MIYQLMGQALEGGFVIEHCSERSQLFYRMHLLCKEMNNAFEAQLKTSFTKVEILYHIDHRQELSQLELQHLLVLDGAAVTRHLRRLEEEGLIFRSKKEQDKRVTYIRLTELGVQELQVLSEQRQAFQEKLLCKFTDEEIVVFTDVLQRMSSNVKNM from the coding sequence TTGATATATCAATTGATGGGTCAAGCATTAGAAGGAGGGTTTGTCATCGAACATTGCTCTGAAAGAAGCCAGTTGTTTTATCGCATGCATCTTTTGTGTAAAGAAATGAATAACGCTTTTGAAGCACAATTAAAAACCAGTTTTACCAAGGTCGAAATTTTGTATCATATTGATCATCGTCAGGAACTAAGTCAGCTGGAGCTCCAACATCTGCTCGTTCTGGATGGTGCAGCAGTGACCCGACATCTGAGAAGGCTGGAAGAGGAAGGTCTGATTTTTCGTAGTAAAAAAGAGCAGGATAAGCGTGTGACCTATATACGTTTGACCGAATTAGGGGTTCAAGAGCTGCAAGTTTTGTCAGAGCAAAGACAAGCCTTTCAGGAAAAGCTGCTATGTAAGTTTACAGATGAGGAAATTGTGGTTTTTACAGATGTGCTACAGCGTATGTCTAGCAATGTGAAGAATATGTAA
- a CDS encoding NADP-dependent oxidoreductase, which translates to MKAIVIDQYGSKDELKEREVPTPTPQAHQVAVKVAATSINPIDWKLREGYLKQMMDWEFPIILGWDVAGTISEVGSEVTDWKVGDEVFARPDTTRFGTYAEYTLVDDHLLARKPASISWEEAASVPLAGLTAWQALFTHGQLTKGEKVLIHAGAGGVGMFAIQFAKQAGAYVITTASERNHELLASLGADQIIDYRTTRFEEVLSDVDVVFDTMGGDVQKNSFKVVKKDTGRIISIVSNFDEELVKEYNVTAQNIWLEPNGQQLQEIADLLEQKKVRSVVGATFPFSQKGLYDAHALSETHHAVGKIAITFS; encoded by the coding sequence ATGAAAGCCATCGTTATAGATCAGTATGGAAGCAAGGATGAATTGAAAGAAAGAGAAGTGCCTACTCCTACACCACAGGCTCACCAGGTTGCAGTCAAAGTGGCGGCTACCTCCATCAATCCAATTGACTGGAAGCTGCGTGAAGGTTACTTAAAACAAATGATGGATTGGGAGTTCCCGATTATTTTAGGCTGGGATGTAGCCGGTACTATTTCGGAAGTAGGCAGCGAGGTCACCGATTGGAAAGTGGGAGATGAAGTGTTTGCACGTCCGGACACCACCCGATTCGGTACTTATGCCGAGTATACCTTGGTGGATGATCATCTGCTGGCACGTAAACCCGCATCAATTTCTTGGGAGGAAGCCGCTTCTGTACCTTTGGCGGGGTTGACTGCTTGGCAGGCGCTCTTTACACATGGTCAACTGACCAAAGGGGAAAAAGTATTAATCCACGCAGGTGCAGGTGGCGTAGGTATGTTTGCTATCCAGTTTGCCAAACAGGCCGGAGCCTATGTCATTACTACAGCCAGTGAGCGTAATCATGAATTGCTTGCTTCATTGGGAGCCGACCAAATCATTGACTATCGTACAACTCGTTTTGAGGAAGTTTTATCTGATGTGGACGTGGTGTTCGATACGATGGGTGGGGATGTTCAGAAAAACAGCTTTAAGGTAGTGAAAAAGGATACCGGACGGATCATATCCATTGTCAGCAATTTTGACGAAGAGTTGGTGAAGGAGTACAACGTAACAGCCCAAAATATATGGCTGGAGCCCAACGGACAGCAACTACAGGAAATTGCCGATCTGTTGGAGCAAAAGAAAGTAAGATCGGTAGTAGGAGCTACGTTTCCTTTTTCACAAAAAGGTTTGTATGACGCACACGCTTTAAGCGAAACCCACCACGCTGTTGGTAAAATTGCAATAACCTTCTCATAA